The sequence CCGGTCACGGGCTCGATATGGATCGCGCGTAGGAAGGAGGTGCCGTCAGCGCTGACCTTGATGGTGAAATCGTCGGCCCCGGTCGTTCCGATCTCGGCGCGCCCCGCAAAGCCCGTCTGGAAGAGTACGCTGGCGGTGTCCCCCTCGGCGGCCTTGTTCAGCTTGAGCTGGTGACCCGACCCATCATGCGTGAACAAGGTGGCATCGGACGATACCGCAAGGCGGTTCGTGCCGTCCGCAGACGCGTTGATGCCGACACTTTCAAGGTTCTGCAACTCGGCGAGCGCGGGCGCCACCCAAACCGTCCCGTCAAAGCGCAGCGTTTCGCCGGTTGGCGTCACGTCTGCCCGCCAGCCCGGACGGGGTGCGAAGAACTGCCAGGTGCTGTCGACCCAGATCGCGATATCATGTTCCTGCCCCGCCCATGCCGCGGTCGCGCCCGGCCCGACGATATGGCGATCCCCTTCTTCAGGCAGGGCGGGCGGCGTGTCGAGCGTCGCGCTCAACACCGAAAGCTGGGTCACCGCGTCAAGGATGCGCAGGGCTTCGTTGTGCGTGACATGTTTTTGCGCCTGTGCAGGCTGAAGGTAGGGCAACGCGAGGCTCGGGGAGGTCTCTGACATCCGGGTATCCTTTGCAGGGTGTGTCCATGACGATGGCCCGGAGGATTGGCAAGCGGGGG is a genomic window of Sulfitobacter alexandrii containing:
- a CDS encoding DUF2793 domain-containing protein, with translation MSETSPSLALPYLQPAQAQKHVTHNEALRILDAVTQLSVLSATLDTPPALPEEGDRHIVGPGATAAWAGQEHDIAIWVDSTWQFFAPRPGWRADVTPTGETLRFDGTVWVAPALAELQNLESVGINASADGTNRLAVSSDATLFTHDGSGHQLKLNKAAEGDTASVLFQTGFAGRAEIGTTGADDFTIKVSADGTSFLRAIHIEPVTGTITIGEASGTRNLLVLAHDAPSVQVRNTGGSGGASFIMTDDPSGGDWKFKITGAGDFKLRNEAGAQDVLKIDMLSMVTSHFGPVQLMDYTVATLPDAAAAGAGAQVFVTNEAGGAVPAFSDGASWRRVTDRAVVS